The following proteins come from a genomic window of Bacillota bacterium:
- a CDS encoding transposase, whose product MEAIAGKRTIAEIARAYDVNPNLIGKWKQELLDKGHKIFDAPTA is encoded by the coding sequence TTGGAGGCCATCGCTGGCAAGCGCACGATAGCAGAAATCGCCCGGGCCTACGATGTAAACCCCAACTTGATCGGCAAATGGAAACAAGAGCTCCTCGATAAGGGACATAAGATATTTGATGCCCCAACGGCATAA